The Verrucomicrobiota bacterium genome window below encodes:
- a CDS encoding prepilin-type N-terminal cleavage/methylation domain-containing protein: MRAEHPIFRREGFTLLEVMLALGILALLIGAITGVYQGAVTLTQSINQSNDLESRDGAFVRLVSELFQGLPGHAEVDLTYEDDGRHYLSDFMVYQADSFFPSSSLQMRERSVALRTLKDGKGSLDVVLTEVSGDYVERLEGVAVLEEGLPDFERSLSLLKGLRFFEWKIYDSALDEWIFEWERGQGRPRMVELNYAYLGDALLHKHVFWIPPASNPELAARQISGTTSQPEAAFGGGGNGPGGGSFDGRRRGGREGASGAPGGVGDGRERGEGGRGNFGPPTVQSQGGAGSLPNHLNPDHPDYDPPDDVKWAETFKRIRPE; this comes from the coding sequence ATGCGCGCTGAGCACCCGATCTTTCGACGAGAGGGCTTCACCCTCTTGGAGGTGATGCTGGCTCTGGGGATTCTCGCGCTTTTGATCGGTGCCATCACGGGGGTCTACCAAGGAGCCGTGACGCTCACCCAATCGATCAATCAGTCGAATGACTTGGAATCCCGGGACGGGGCCTTTGTGCGACTGGTGAGCGAGCTCTTCCAAGGCCTCCCAGGCCATGCGGAGGTCGATCTGACCTACGAGGACGATGGGCGGCACTATCTTTCTGATTTTATGGTGTATCAGGCCGATTCCTTCTTCCCTTCGTCGAGCTTGCAGATGAGGGAGCGGAGCGTGGCCTTGCGGACCCTCAAGGATGGCAAAGGCTCGCTCGATGTCGTCCTGACCGAGGTTTCCGGGGATTACGTGGAAAGGCTGGAGGGGGTCGCGGTCTTAGAGGAAGGCCTTCCTGATTTCGAGCGCTCTTTGTCGTTGCTGAAAGGACTGCGCTTTTTTGAATGGAAGATTTATGATTCGGCTTTGGATGAATGGATCTTCGAATGGGAGCGAGGGCAGGGTCGCCCCCGCATGGTGGAGTTGAATTATGCCTACCTGGGCGACGCGTTGTTGCACAAGCATGTTTTTTGGATTCCACCTGCATCCAACCCGGAGTTGGCCGCACGCCAGATTAGTGGGACAACAAGCCAGCCGGAGGCGGCCTTCGGTGGCGGTGGAAATGGTCCAGGCGGTGGAAGCTTTGATGGCCGACGTCGGGGCGGTCGTGAAGGTGCGAGTGGCGCCCCGGGCGGCGTTGGCGATGGGAGAGAGCGTGGTGAGGGTGGGCGGGGAAACTTTGGACCACCAACTGTCCAGAGCCAAGGCGGCGCGGGCAGCCTTCCCAATCATTTGAATCCCGATCATCCGGACTATGATCCGCCGGATGATGTGAAATGGGCTGAAACGTTCAAGAGAATACGCCCCGAGTGA
- the gspG gene encoding type II secretion system major pseudopilin GspG: MNPQPTRPSLLRGFTLIEMMIVLGILTILIGGSAFFVTGFLDDAKLGRVDADFNKISTALQGYENLALFLPSDEQGLEALVTRPSGAPEPRRWTQKLKEVPIDPWGTPYQYLRRGRKKAETFEIISAGPDEEFETEDDLSSQSRMQ, encoded by the coding sequence ATGAACCCGCAGCCAACCCGACCTAGCCTCCTGAGGGGCTTCACTCTCATTGAAATGATGATTGTCTTAGGCATCCTGACGATTCTCATTGGTGGTTCCGCCTTCTTCGTGACGGGCTTCCTGGATGATGCCAAACTCGGGAGGGTGGATGCCGATTTCAATAAAATCTCCACCGCTCTCCAGGGTTATGAGAATCTGGCTCTGTTTCTTCCGAGCGATGAGCAGGGACTCGAGGCCTTGGTCACTCGCCCCTCGGGGGCACCGGAGCCGAGGCGGTGGACGCAGAAGCTGAAAGAAGTGCCGATCGACCCTTGGGGCACGCCCTACCAATACCTTCGCCGAGGACGAAAGAAGGCCGAAACCTTTGAGATCATTTCCGCCGGGCCCGATGAGGAGTTCGAGACCGAGGATGATCTCAGTAGCCAGTCCCGCATGCAGTGA
- a CDS encoding prepilin-type N-terminal cleavage/methylation domain-containing protein — protein sequence MSPRRFPRARGFTLIETVVAITIGAMLLAGSLLFYADFRDQRRLEDPVAEIKTMAREAARLSRLEQLPMAISFQENVIGLGVRGGPAGYRYQLAEDVSVKVRREQQNDWQEADGAQWIFEATGLNEPLFLRFERERSWVQLTFGPLNGEVVEEEFAIY from the coding sequence GTGAGTCCAAGGCGTTTTCCAAGAGCGAGAGGCTTCACTCTCATCGAGACAGTGGTGGCCATCACCATCGGTGCGATGCTCTTGGCAGGATCGCTCCTCTTTTATGCTGATTTCAGGGACCAACGTCGCTTGGAAGATCCCGTGGCGGAGATCAAGACCATGGCCCGAGAAGCGGCCCGCCTCTCGCGCTTGGAGCAGCTCCCGATGGCGATTTCTTTTCAGGAAAATGTCATTGGGCTTGGGGTGCGGGGTGGGCCAGCCGGGTATCGCTACCAGCTAGCGGAGGACGTGTCCGTCAAGGTCCGCCGTGAGCAGCAGAACGATTGGCAAGAAGCAGACGGCGCGCAGTGGATCTTTGAAGCGACGGGACTGAATGAACCTTTGTTTCTCCGCTTCGAGCGAGAGCGCTCCTGGGTGCAGCTGACCTTTGGGCCTCTCAATGGCGAGGTGGTCGAGGAGGAATTCGCGATTTACTGA
- a CDS encoding type II secretion system F family protein — protein sequence MASFEYRALERNGSLSTGLLEARDRSEVLRLLERKALQPLSVKEAALAKPPQARLRKEPRSKKSVEPGTPGSVKLKRQQVITFTEELSDMLQAGLQLEPALRAMENRKELSELSHVTRTLRSEVRDGSSFSAALRKASPSFGPLYCSLAAAGEVSGALGVMLRRQAQYLAALAELQNKMVGALIYPAFLIVIGIGVLFLFQSFLIPQLLELLASTGGELPWGAKLVMGLSGFLAAIWLPVLVLTVVGVVGFLQWVKKTENQKKWDEFKLKLPLAGPIMQSRIFVQFLETLANLVSNGLPLLRALELVRDATTNLFYRSRLDQAILLVGDGTALTRALSRVGGFPDLMQDMLHVGEQTGDLPTALRRSAQRYDSELSKRISRMTALITPIVLIVMAVLIGSVAYMMVTAIFQTISELRIR from the coding sequence ATGGCGTCCTTCGAATACCGCGCTCTCGAACGCAATGGCTCCCTCTCGACAGGGCTTTTGGAGGCACGTGATCGTTCCGAAGTCCTGCGACTGCTGGAGCGCAAAGCGCTCCAACCTCTTTCGGTCAAGGAAGCCGCTCTGGCCAAGCCGCCCCAGGCCCGTCTTCGGAAAGAACCCCGTTCGAAAAAGTCGGTCGAGCCGGGCACGCCGGGTTCGGTCAAGTTGAAGCGGCAGCAGGTCATCACCTTCACCGAGGAGCTGAGCGATATGCTCCAGGCGGGCTTGCAGTTGGAGCCCGCCTTGCGCGCCATGGAGAACCGGAAGGAACTTTCGGAGCTCTCTCACGTCACGCGGACGCTTCGGAGCGAGGTCCGGGATGGCAGCAGTTTTTCAGCGGCCTTGCGCAAAGCCTCCCCCAGTTTTGGTCCGCTCTACTGCAGCTTGGCAGCGGCCGGTGAGGTGAGCGGCGCCCTCGGGGTCATGTTGCGGAGGCAGGCCCAGTATCTCGCGGCTTTGGCAGAGTTGCAGAACAAGATGGTCGGGGCCTTGATCTACCCCGCTTTCCTGATCGTGATTGGGATTGGCGTGCTTTTTTTGTTCCAATCGTTTCTCATTCCGCAGCTGCTCGAACTGCTGGCCAGCACCGGCGGCGAGCTGCCTTGGGGCGCAAAATTGGTCATGGGCTTGAGCGGTTTTTTGGCGGCCATTTGGCTGCCCGTGCTCGTGCTCACGGTCGTGGGCGTGGTGGGGTTTCTCCAATGGGTCAAGAAGACGGAAAACCAGAAAAAGTGGGACGAGTTCAAGCTCAAGCTTCCCTTGGCCGGTCCTATCATGCAGTCCCGGATCTTCGTGCAGTTTTTGGAGACGCTCGCCAACCTGGTGAGCAATGGGCTGCCGCTTTTGCGGGCCTTGGAGCTAGTGAGGGATGCCACGACCAATCTTTTTTATCGCTCGCGACTCGATCAAGCGATCCTGTTAGTGGGCGATGGGACGGCCCTTACGCGGGCCCTCTCCCGGGTGGGCGGTTTCCCGGACTTGATGCAGGACATGCTGCACGTGGGCGAACAGACGGGCGATTTGCCGACCGCACTTCGACGCTCGGCCCAGCGCTACGACAGTGAACTGAGCAAACGGATCAGTCGCATGACCGCCCTCATCACGCCTATTGTTCTCATTGTCATGGCGGTGCTCATCGGTAGCGTGGCTTACATGATGGTGACGGCCATCTTCCAAACGATCTCCGAACTTCGCATTCGATAA
- a CDS encoding prepilin-type N-terminal cleavage/methylation domain-containing protein encodes MKSRSPQPSGFVLMEVIVAMTVFALVGIALTQAISQIGQVALESRRSAMARAALASTMAEIRATLELQAGEYEFEADANGVLVRATIEALEEVENQDGQPLNNLVSVQLQAEWLRRGQIQVETAEFLRYLPLYAR; translated from the coding sequence ATGAAGAGCCGATCGCCCCAGCCCTCGGGATTTGTCCTGATGGAGGTCATTGTGGCCATGACGGTGTTTGCCTTAGTGGGAATCGCTCTTACCCAGGCCATCTCTCAAATCGGCCAAGTGGCGCTCGAGAGTCGGCGTAGTGCCATGGCGCGAGCGGCCCTCGCCTCGACCATGGCGGAGATCCGGGCCACGCTCGAACTGCAAGCGGGAGAGTATGAGTTTGAGGCGGATGCCAATGGCGTCTTGGTTCGCGCGACCATTGAGGCCCTGGAAGAGGTCGAAAACCAGGACGGCCAGCCTTTGAACAATTTGGTTTCGGTTCAGCTGCAAGCGGAGTGGTTGCGAAGAGGCCAGATCCAAGTCGAAACCGCAGAGTTTCTACGCTATCTTCCCCTCTATGCGCGCTGA